ATTCTCCCTTATTCTAGGGATCTTTTCGATCCTACGGACCTTCTTCTTATCGTAGACATCTCCGGACTTTCGAGACCGGAGATTTTGAAATAGACCCGTTTATTCCGCTGAAGGGTAAAAACAAAGAAATATCAATACATTCTCAAAAATTTTGTCCCTTGACTTCTACTCGGCGAAAATTAGAAAATTCTTTCGATATGGATTTACATTTTGTTTCCCCTAAAGAAGCAGTTTCAGAGATCAAAAACAACCAAAGAGTTTTCATTCACAGTGTATTCGCTTCTCCTAAACTTCTAGTGGAAGCATTAAGCGCCAGAGCATCCGAACTACAAAATATAGAGATGGTCCATATCCACACGGAAGGAGAAGCTCCTTACGCACAAAGCGGAATGGCCACTTCTTTTCATACGAATGCACTTTTCGTAGGCGCAAACATGAGAGAAGCGGTAAAAGAAGGAAGAGCCGATTATCTTCCTGTTTTCTTAAGTGAGTGCCCTTCTCTATTCCGTAAAAAGATATTACCCTTAGATGTCGCCTTGATCACGGTTTCTCCTCCCGACAAACACGGTTTTTGTTCTTTGGGTGTTTCCGTGGACATATGCAAAGCGGCAGTCGATTCGGCCAACATGGTAATCGCTCAGGTAAATCGTTTTATGCCTAGGACCCATGGAGATGGGATCATTCATATAAACAAGATCCATAAATTAGTAGAAGGTAATATTCCTTTATTAGAGGCAAAACATACTCAACCAGACCAAGTAGAGGCTAAAATCGGAGAATATATAGCGGGTCTTGTAGAAGACGGCGCCACTTTGCAAATGGGGATCGGCGCCATTCCGGATGCAGTTCTATCTTGTTTACAAAACCATAAAGATCTAGGAATTCATACGGAAATGTTTTCCGACGGCGTAATTCCTTTGGTGGAAAAAGGAGTTATCACCGGTAAAAATAAAAAAATCCATCCCGGAAAAATTGTAACCGGATTCGTGATGGGAACCAGAAAACTTTACGATTTCGTGGATGATAATCCGGGGGTTGTGTTTTTAGATATAGGTTACATCAACGACACTGCAAATATCCGCAAAAATCCTAAAGTAACTGCAATCAATTCCGCGATAGAAGTGGATATTACCGGGCAGGTATGTGCGGATTCGATAGGAACCAGACAATATTCAGGAGTTGGAGGACAGATGGATTTTATCCGAGGTGCCTCTCTTTCCGAAGGAGGGAAACCGATTATTGCGCTTCCTTCCGTTACATCCCATGGAAAATCCCGAATTGTTCCGATATTACAGCCTGGTGCAAGTGTAACTACTACCAGAGCAAATGTTCATTATATAATCACGGAATACGGTATTGCAGATCTTTACGGCAAAAATCTGAAACAAAGAGCAAAACTTCTCACTCAGATCGCTCACCCGAACCACAGGGAATCTCTGGAAAGAGAAGCTTTCGAAAGGTTCAAAGGATTTTAATTCTCAAAATCGAAAAAATTAAACTCGTTCTATCGTACATTAGAATTTCATTAAACACTAATTTATTGACATCCTAACGCAAACCGTAAAACTCCTGTTGACAATTATCAAGACCGTTTTGAAGGAAGAAGAAGTCGGATTCCTTGCGTTTCGACATTCCAATCTAAAAGTGGAATTATCCTTCACGGAAAAAACCGGAGAGATCAAGAATGAGTTCTTCAGAACAAAAATATAACGATACGATCGTCAAAGGATTTTTGATATCGGGATTGGTTTGGGGAGTGGCTTCCATGCTTGTAGGAGTATGGATCGCTTTCCAAATGGTATATCCTGAATTAAATTTCGGACCCTACTTCACTTTCGGCAGGCTGAGACCTTTGCATACGAATGCGGCAATTTTCGGTTTCGCATTGAGTATCATATTCGCAACAGGTTATCACACAGTACAAAGACTTTGTAGAGTAAAGATTTGGAGCGACAAACTCGCATACTTACACTTATTTCTGTACAATCTTACGATCATAGCTGCGGCTATCACTTTACCTTTAGGCTTAAGCCAATCTAAGGAATACGCCGAATTAGAATGGCCACTTGACCTTATGATCGTGATCTGGTTCGTGATATTCCTAATCAATTATTTCGCGACGATCTTTACGCGTGAAGAAAAGCAACTATATGCTGCAATCTGGTTCTATATCGCGTCTTGGGTCACTATCCCGATACTATTTATAGTTAATAATCTTTCTATCCCGGTAAGTTGGATAAAGTCCTATTCGGTTTACTCAGGTGTGTACGATGCAAACATCCAATGGTGGTACGGACACAACGCTGTTGCCTTCGTTCTCACCACTCCTTTCTTGGGATTGATGTATTATTATCTTCCAAAACATATCAAACAGCCTATCTACAGTCATAGACTCTCCATCATTCACTTTTGGAGTTTGATCTTTTTATATATTTGGGCAGGTCCTCACCACCTACTCTACTCTCCTCTTCCTGATTGGTTACAAACTACAGGAATGGTATTCAGTATCATGTTATGGATGCCTTCTTGGGGTGGAATGTTGAATGGATTTTTGACTCTGACTCAAGCCAAAGAAAAGATCAAAACGGACGCAACTTTAAAAATGCTCTTAGTGGGACTTACATTCTACGGTATGTCCACATTCGAAGGTCCTCTTCTATCGATCAGAGCTGTCAGCGGCTTAGGCCATAACACAGACTGGATCATTGGACACGTTCACGGAGGAACCTTAGGTTGGGTGGGAATGATGTCGTTCGCCGTCATTTATTATCTCGTGCCTAGGTTATGGAATACAAACCTATTCTCTGAAAAACTAGCTAACACTCACTTCTGGGTCGCAACACTCGGGATCTTATTATACATCGTATCCATGTGGGTATCCGGTATTACCGAAGGTTCTATGTGGAGAGCGATAGACGAAACAGGTGCTCTAAAATTCCCTAACTGGGTGCAGATCACTGAAACTTTGAAACCTTATAGATTGTTCCGAGGTATCGGAGGAGGACTCTACTTCATCGGACTGATCATCATGATCTATAATGTGGTTCGCACTATCCTGAATTCCGGCTCCGGATTCAAGGAAATCGATCTAAGGATCGGATCAAAAGAGGAGAAAGTTGTATGAATTGGTTCGACAAATTATTGGATTGGTTCTCCGGTTTTACCGATCAGTGGGAAAAACACGGAGTTAAATTCACTTTATACACCACCGTCGCAATCTTGATCGGTGGAATATTCGAGCTGGTTCCTCCATTCTTCCTCACGAAAACGGCGGAACCCATCCAGAATGTAAAGCCGTATAACGCGTTAGAATTGGCGGGAAGAGACGTATACCAGAAAGAAGGATGCAATAACTGTCACACTCAGATGATACGTCCTTTCAAATGGGAGGTGGATCGTTTCGACCCAGGACATTCTTACGGAAAAGACGGATATTCCAAAGCGGGAGAGTATGTTTACGATCACCCTTTTCTATGGGGATCCAAAAGAACAGGACCGGATCTAGCGCATGAATCCCAGATTCAACCTTCTGCGGAATGGCATAAGACACATTTGATCAATCCTAGAGATACTGCGAAAGGTTCCATTATGCCTGCTTATCCTTGGTTATTCGAAGAATCTTCTACCATAGATGCTTCTAAGATCGCGGACCATATGAGAGGACTTCGAAAAGTAGGAGTTCCTTATACCGAAGAAGATATCGCTTCCGCGAACACCTTATTGGCTGGGAAAACGGCAGGTGATGCGCTTATCGCGTATCTTCTCAAATTGGGAAAAGATACCGCCGAATTATCCAAAAGTTTACAGTGAGATGAAACATGGATCTAGATACATTACAAATTTATAAATCGTTACGGCTTCCAATCCTGGTAATTTCCATATTTACGATCATCCTATACGTATATAGAAGTTCCAGAAAGGAAAGAATGGAAAAACCTAAATTCAGAATGTTGGAGGAGGATTAATATGAGCGATCCAAACAAGGAATTCGACGGGATCAGACAATCTGATAATCCCCTTCCTGAATGGTGGAAATGGGTATTCTTAGGATGTATCCTTTTCGCAGGAATTTACGCGGTATACTTCCACGTTTTTTCGGATTGGGGGACAAACGAATATTATGCCGCCCAAATAAAGGAATACGAAAAAGAATTTCCGAATCGTAACGTTGCGGTAGAATCCAAGGACGGATCCAATCCGTTCAGAGAGAACCAAGATGCGATCAATGCGGGACAAAAAACGTTCCAAACTTATTGTGTCGCCTGCCACGGACCGACTGGAGAAGGTTTAGTCGGCCCAAATCTAATGGATAAGGAATGGCTACACGGAAACACGGATAAGGAACTTTACGAAACCGTTATGAAAGGAATTTCAGTAGAAAGAGCTAAATTAGGCAGAGGACCGATGCCTGCACACGAGAACTCGTTGGGTTCCGAAAAAGTATATCAAGTGCTTGCATGGTTAGCTTCCAAAAATCCGGAGCTTAAATCTTCCAAATAAATTCAACCGTCTCAGAGGATCATAAGGAGGGGCACAATGATCATTTCAAGACCAATGCAGGGAAAGATAAGGACCGCAAGAAATTACGTCCAGGTATTCTTGGTTCTTCTCTTTTTTATAACGCCTTGGATTCGCTGGGACGGATTTCAAGTTATCCGATTGGATATACCGGATAGAAAATTCTTTCTATTCGGTCATATTTTTATTCCACAAGAAGGATATTTCCTTCATCTTTTCCTGATCTCAGCGGGACTTAGCCTTTTTCTTTTCACAACTCTGATCGGTAGAGTTTGGTGCGGATGGGCCTGCCCTCAAACGATCTATACGGATATCTTCGATTGGATAGGAAGAAAGATCCAAGACTCCAAATATGGAAAAAAAGATGCGAACCCGGCTTTAGTTATTTTAACACATATCTCTTGGATAATAGTCAGCTTTGCCGCATCATTCGCTTGGATCTCCTATTTTATCGATCCTTACAAAATGATCGGTTATTTTCAAAATCCTAATTTAGAATTCCCTACTTGGTCTTTATTTTTGGGATTCTTTACATTCGCGATGTATGCGGACATTGCGTTCATACGGGAACAATTCTGTAAATATGCATGCCCATATGCACGCTTCCAAACCGTGATGATGGATAATCATTCCGTAAATATCACTTACGATTATGTAAGAGGCGAACCTAGACGAAAAGGAACCACAAAAATCGGAGATTGCACAGCTTGTAATATGTGCCTTGTCGTATGCCCTACCGGGATAGACATCCGAGAAGGAGCTAATCCGTGGTGTATCGCCTGCGGAAAATGTTCGGATGCATGCACAAAACAAATGGCTAAGGAAAATAAGAAAACCTTGATAGGCTATTGGTCCGAAAACGAGATCGCCGAAAAAGGTTCTCCCGTCCGCTGGATCCGACCAAGAACCGTTGTTTACGGGCTTTTTTTAATACTAGCGATTTCCGCCATCGGAATCTTATTATCCAGCAGAGTGCCTCTCTACCTATCAGTTCTTCCGGATAGAAATATACAACCAATGATGGTCCAAAACGGAGTAATTCGGAATTTTTACGAAGTACAAATGCAGAACTTAACTTCTAAAGATAGGACCCTAAAATTCGAAATAGAAAACTCGGATCTCCAAGGAGAAAGAAAAATACTCGTAGGAGGAACGGAGGAAGCTACGGTAGAACTAAAAGGTAATTCGGAAGAAAGATACAGGCTATTTATAGAGTTAAAAATAGCGGATCAAGACGCCCAAAAAAGAAGTCACGATATCAAATTAAAAGTAATAGACATTCAAGATTTCGAATATTCTAAATCTACGACAGTTCCATTCCTACTTCCGGTATCAATCTCCGGATGGAAAATACAAAATGACGAGAGGATAGTCCATGGACGTTAGTTTAAAAAGAGCCTTTTGGGTGATCAAGATCGCATTTCTTGCCTTGTTCGTAGCCACATTTTTTACCGTAAAACTTGCTTTAGCCGGACACACTCCAACTATCGATTCAAATTATTACGAAAAAGGACTCAAATACGAACAGTCTATTCTCTCTCAGAGGAAAATGATAGAAGCGGGTTATGGATTCCAAGCGGATTGGATCAAAAATCCAAACTCTCTCAGGTCGGGAAAACAAGATCTCCTGTTGGAATTCAAACATGGAGAACAAAAGATCAAAGGAGCACAAATCCAAGTCCAATTGGATAAAACCGCTACAGAAAAGTTCAATGAAAGTATCGTCTTACGGGAAACTTCTCCCGGAAAATATCAGGGAGCGTTATCGATCCCTTTTCCCGGTGAATGGAGGATTTCCATCTCCGCAAAAATCCCCGAAGGAATTTTAGAAAAGACCGTATCGATTAAGGTGACCCATTGAAAGTATTGGAAAACAAAACATTATGTTTTCATTGTAATACTGAAATAGACGGAGTATCCATACGCAGAACGGAGCAAGGTTTAGAAAGGGAATATTGTTGTAATGGATGTGCTGAAATTTCACATCTATTACTCTCAAACGGACTGGATCAATTCTACCAAATTAGAGGAACACAGTCCTTAGAACCGATCGATGCGGAAGATCAAAAATTTTCCCCAGAAGAATTGGACAATGAAACCGTATATTCCGAATATTTGGAAAAGAAGAACGGTCAGAATTCAAACGTATATATCACAGTTACGAACCTACACTGTTCCGCCTGTGTATGGCTGATAGAAACCGTTCTTACAAAAACCGAAGGGATCCAAGAAGCAAGGATCAATTTCGGAACAGGAAGGCTCAAAGTAGAATTCGATCTCTCTAAGATCACACTCGGTAAAATTATCAAAACAATCGAAAGTTTGGGATACAAGGCCAAACTTTACTCTCCACTAAAAGCGGAATCCAAAGTGGAGAAACCATTTCAAGAATTAAGCATTCGGATGATAGTAGCAGGCTTCTGCTGGGGAAATATCATGTTATTTTCCGCGAGCCTCTATGCGGGATATTTCGAAGGGATGGAATTCAATATTAAGAATCTATTCCATTATATTTCCTGGATATTTGCGACTCCTGTTTATTTTTACTCCGGTTATCCATTCTGGAAAGGAGCTTACGAATCTTGGAAAAGAAAACTACTCGGAATGGATACCTTACTGTTCGCAGGAGTAAGCCTCGCCTACTTCTACAGTATCTATGTAACCATTTCCGGAAAAGGAGAAGTCTATTTCGACTCGGTTTGTACGATTTACTTCTTCATTTTGCTTGGAAAATATTTCGAAGCGATGATCCGCTATAAAGCTGGCGCAAAAATAGGCGAATTACTCTCCCTTTTACCCGAGGAATACGAAGTTTCCAAAAAAGGGATTTGGTCCAAACATTCCGCTTCTTCGATTGAAAGAGGAGATATAGTAAAATTATCCTTGGGAAGTAAGGCGCCGGTAGACGGCATTTTAGAATCCGAAATAGCATTTTTCGACGAATCCGTTTTGACGGGAGAAAGCAAGCCGATCCGAAAATCCTCTGGAGCAGAGATCAAAGCTGGTTCCGTTTCGCTTTCCACTAATGTAAAATTCCAAGCAAAAGGAAACGCAAACGAAAGTTCTCTCGCCCAGATCGGTCGAATATTAGAAGATTCTTTATTAACAAAGCCGAAAATCCAAAGAAGTACGGACAAACTGGCCGCAGTATTCATAAAAGTTGTTCTATTCGTCGCAATCGGAACGTTTATCTACTGGTTCAAATTCCATTCCACTGAAGACGCAATCTTAAATACGATCAGTGTACTGATAGTAGCCTGCCCTTGTGCGCTCGGATTGAGCGTGCCGGCTGCACTCGTGATCAGCCACTTACTACAATCAAAAGAAGGTGTGCTCGTTAAAAATCCAGAGTCGGTAGAAATTTTAGCGAAAGCAAATCGCATCTTCTTCGATAAAACCGGTACATTGACTACTGGAAAATTGGAATTAAATGCGGAGAAGTGTTTCTCATTAGAGGAAAATCCTTCCAAGTTCAGAGAGATTGCAATTCGATTGGAATCCCATTCCTCTCATCCGATCGCAAAATCTATTATCGAGGCATTCGCAAACGAGACGCCTCAGTTCTTAGAGAATATTTCCATAGAGGGCCTCTCTTGTGACTTCACAGATTGGAATTCCTACAAAGAAATTCCAGGGGAAGGAATGGAGGCAAAATTCCAAGACAAGGTCTATCGTATCGGAAAGAAAAATTTCGCCTGGGAAAATAAACCTGAAAACGACGGCTGGATACATCTTTCCGAAAACGGCATTCCGTTAGTTGCCTGGGAATTTAGAGATAAAGCCAGAACCGAAGCGAAGGGTTCCGTCCAAGAACTAAAATCATTTATTCCTAACATGGAGATATTATCAGGCGATATTCCTACGAAGGTGGAAACACTTTCTAAAGAACTTGGGATCCAAAACTTCAAAGCCAATCTAACGCCTATCCAAAAAAAAGAAAGGATCTTAGAGGCCCAGTCTTCCGGAGAAGTTGTTCTTATGGTGGGAGATGGTATCAACGATTCTGCGTGTATTGCACAGGCGGATCTGGGAATTTCCATGGGAATGGGTTCGGATCTTTCCTTGGATAAATCCGATATCATTCTTGTAAAAGATAGATTGGATTCCCTTCCAAAATCGATATTGATCGCACGAAAAACAAGACGGGTGATTCTGCAGAACATTTGCCTTTCTTTAGTTTATAATTCTATAATGATCCCATTGGCAGCGGGAGGATTAATGCTCCCAGTTATCTGTGCGGGATTCATGACGCTGAGCTCCTTGACAGTAGTATTAAATTCCATTTCTTTAAAAAATAGGGTATTTACATGAACGCTTTGTATTTGACCATTCCAATCGCACTCGTGATCTCCTTCGGAGCATTTTACGTATTCCTTCTCAATTTTAAGTCTGGCCAATACGAAGACATTGAGGGGCCAAAATACAGGATGTTATTTGAAGAAGATAAACAGGAAAAATCGAATTAGGAGTTTATCATGGAACTGACTTCTGCGATATTATTCGGATCTTTTTTGAACGGACTGACAGGCTCTTTTCATTGTTTGGGAATGTGCGGTCCTTTAGCGGGAAGTTTAAATCTTACACTTTCCCCGACTGATAAAAAGACAAGTCCGGTCCTATTACAAATTTTGTATAATTTGGGAAGGTTGGTCTCCTACACTTCAATCGGATTAGGTTTCGGATTTTTAGGAAAAGTCACAAACCAAAGCCTTTCTCTATTACTCCCTGCACAAGAATTTGCGGCCTGGTTCGGAGCGGTATTCATTCTACTCTTTGGAGTTTCTATCCTATTTCAAAAGGATTGGACCCAAAATAGATTTTTCTCCAAAGTATTCTCAAAGGTCGGATCCAAACTTTTAAAATTCAGAGAGAATAAAAGTCCAAGCTCTCGTTTAGCGATCGGATTTATGTTCGGGATGTTAACAGGATTTTTACCCTGTGGGATCTTATATCCTGCGTTCGTCATGGCTTTTGCAACCGGCTCACCCGCGTTCGGAGCATTAAGTATGTTCTTCTTCTTTTTAGGGACCTTTCCTATGCTTTTCGGGTTCGGTTTAGGATTTAGAATGATCTTAGCGAAATTCGGGAAAGACAAACTTAAACTCGCAGGTTTTGCGATTATTCTTCTTTCTATTTCCTTAATGTTATTCAGAATGAATCATACTCATAACCACTCCGAATCGGGAGAAAAAATGGAAGATAGTGGCGCTCATCACCACCATCACTAGTCTTAAATTAAAATTCGGCGAATTCCCTGGATCTTTTTTCAGGGAAAAGATACCATCTTTGTATTGCTTCCGAAACTAAAAACCATTTGGTACTATCTTCAAAATGACTGGGAGACCCAGGCACAAAATAGACTTTTTTGATGGATGTCTCAATCTTAGAAAGTGCAGAACGATTCACTATTCTGCCGGTAAAATCAAGTTCACCTAAAATATTCAATACGGAAGTATTCAAAAACTTACCGCTATATTCTTGAAGACCGTTACCTATCAGTATAAGACTCTCCACCTGAGAATCCGTATTGCCTGCGGCACGGAACATTCTCCCCGCAATAGAGGACGAACCTATATAAGAAACTTTTAAAGAATCGGCGCCTTCCAAATTTCGGACCTGT
This genomic stretch from Leptospira licerasiae serovar Varillal str. VAR 010 harbors:
- a CDS encoding acetyl-CoA hydrolase/transferase family protein, producing the protein MDLHFVSPKEAVSEIKNNQRVFIHSVFASPKLLVEALSARASELQNIEMVHIHTEGEAPYAQSGMATSFHTNALFVGANMREAVKEGRADYLPVFLSECPSLFRKKILPLDVALITVSPPDKHGFCSLGVSVDICKAAVDSANMVIAQVNRFMPRTHGDGIIHINKIHKLVEGNIPLLEAKHTQPDQVEAKIGEYIAGLVEDGATLQMGIGAIPDAVLSCLQNHKDLGIHTEMFSDGVIPLVEKGVITGKNKKIHPGKIVTGFVMGTRKLYDFVDDNPGVVFLDIGYINDTANIRKNPKVTAINSAIEVDITGQVCADSIGTRQYSGVGGQMDFIRGASLSEGGKPIIALPSVTSHGKSRIVPILQPGASVTTTRANVHYIITEYGIADLYGKNLKQRAKLLTQIAHPNHRESLEREAFERFKGF
- the ccoN gene encoding cytochrome-c oxidase, cbb3-type subunit I, whose protein sequence is MSSSEQKYNDTIVKGFLISGLVWGVASMLVGVWIAFQMVYPELNFGPYFTFGRLRPLHTNAAIFGFALSIIFATGYHTVQRLCRVKIWSDKLAYLHLFLYNLTIIAAAITLPLGLSQSKEYAELEWPLDLMIVIWFVIFLINYFATIFTREEKQLYAAIWFYIASWVTIPILFIVNNLSIPVSWIKSYSVYSGVYDANIQWWYGHNAVAFVLTTPFLGLMYYYLPKHIKQPIYSHRLSIIHFWSLIFLYIWAGPHHLLYSPLPDWLQTTGMVFSIMLWMPSWGGMLNGFLTLTQAKEKIKTDATLKMLLVGLTFYGMSTFEGPLLSIRAVSGLGHNTDWIIGHVHGGTLGWVGMMSFAVIYYLVPRLWNTNLFSEKLANTHFWVATLGILLYIVSMWVSGITEGSMWRAIDETGALKFPNWVQITETLKPYRLFRGIGGGLYFIGLIIMIYNVVRTILNSGSGFKEIDLRIGSKEEKVV
- the ccoO gene encoding cytochrome-c oxidase, cbb3-type subunit II, whose protein sequence is MNWFDKLLDWFSGFTDQWEKHGVKFTLYTTVAILIGGIFELVPPFFLTKTAEPIQNVKPYNALELAGRDVYQKEGCNNCHTQMIRPFKWEVDRFDPGHSYGKDGYSKAGEYVYDHPFLWGSKRTGPDLAHESQIQPSAEWHKTHLINPRDTAKGSIMPAYPWLFEESSTIDASKIADHMRGLRKVGVPYTEEDIASANTLLAGKTAGDALIAYLLKLGKDTAELSKSLQ
- a CDS encoding cbb3-type cytochrome c oxidase subunit 3; this encodes MDLDTLQIYKSLRLPILVISIFTIILYVYRSSRKERMEKPKFRMLEED
- a CDS encoding cbb3-type cytochrome c oxidase N-terminal domain-containing protein; translation: MSDPNKEFDGIRQSDNPLPEWWKWVFLGCILFAGIYAVYFHVFSDWGTNEYYAAQIKEYEKEFPNRNVAVESKDGSNPFRENQDAINAGQKTFQTYCVACHGPTGEGLVGPNLMDKEWLHGNTDKELYETVMKGISVERAKLGRGPMPAHENSLGSEKVYQVLAWLASKNPELKSSK
- the ccoG gene encoding cytochrome c oxidase accessory protein CcoG: MIISRPMQGKIRTARNYVQVFLVLLFFITPWIRWDGFQVIRLDIPDRKFFLFGHIFIPQEGYFLHLFLISAGLSLFLFTTLIGRVWCGWACPQTIYTDIFDWIGRKIQDSKYGKKDANPALVILTHISWIIVSFAASFAWISYFIDPYKMIGYFQNPNLEFPTWSLFLGFFTFAMYADIAFIREQFCKYACPYARFQTVMMDNHSVNITYDYVRGEPRRKGTTKIGDCTACNMCLVVCPTGIDIREGANPWCIACGKCSDACTKQMAKENKKTLIGYWSENEIAEKGSPVRWIRPRTVVYGLFLILAISAIGILLSSRVPLYLSVLPDRNIQPMMVQNGVIRNFYEVQMQNLTSKDRTLKFEIENSDLQGERKILVGGTEEATVELKGNSEERYRLFIELKIADQDAQKRSHDIKLKVIDIQDFEYSKSTTVPFLLPVSISGWKIQNDERIVHGR
- a CDS encoding FixH family protein — its product is MDVSLKRAFWVIKIAFLALFVATFFTVKLALAGHTPTIDSNYYEKGLKYEQSILSQRKMIEAGYGFQADWIKNPNSLRSGKQDLLLEFKHGEQKIKGAQIQVQLDKTATEKFNESIVLRETSPGKYQGALSIPFPGEWRISISAKIPEGILEKTVSIKVTH
- a CDS encoding heavy metal translocating P-type ATPase produces the protein MKVLENKTLCFHCNTEIDGVSIRRTEQGLEREYCCNGCAEISHLLLSNGLDQFYQIRGTQSLEPIDAEDQKFSPEELDNETVYSEYLEKKNGQNSNVYITVTNLHCSACVWLIETVLTKTEGIQEARINFGTGRLKVEFDLSKITLGKIIKTIESLGYKAKLYSPLKAESKVEKPFQELSIRMIVAGFCWGNIMLFSASLYAGYFEGMEFNIKNLFHYISWIFATPVYFYSGYPFWKGAYESWKRKLLGMDTLLFAGVSLAYFYSIYVTISGKGEVYFDSVCTIYFFILLGKYFEAMIRYKAGAKIGELLSLLPEEYEVSKKGIWSKHSASSIERGDIVKLSLGSKAPVDGILESEIAFFDESVLTGESKPIRKSSGAEIKAGSVSLSTNVKFQAKGNANESSLAQIGRILEDSLLTKPKIQRSTDKLAAVFIKVVLFVAIGTFIYWFKFHSTEDAILNTISVLIVACPCALGLSVPAALVISHLLQSKEGVLVKNPESVEILAKANRIFFDKTGTLTTGKLELNAEKCFSLEENPSKFREIAIRLESHSSHPIAKSIIEAFANETPQFLENISIEGLSCDFTDWNSYKEIPGEGMEAKFQDKVYRIGKKNFAWENKPENDGWIHLSENGIPLVAWEFRDKARTEAKGSVQELKSFIPNMEILSGDIPTKVETLSKELGIQNFKANLTPIQKKERILEAQSSGEVVLMVGDGINDSACIAQADLGISMGMGSDLSLDKSDIILVKDRLDSLPKSILIARKTRRVILQNICLSLVYNSIMIPLAAGGLMLPVICAGFMTLSSLTVVLNSISLKNRVFT
- the ccoS gene encoding cbb3-type cytochrome oxidase assembly protein CcoS, which codes for MNALYLTIPIALVISFGAFYVFLLNFKSGQYEDIEGPKYRMLFEEDKQEKSN
- a CDS encoding sulfite exporter TauE/SafE family protein, coding for MELTSAILFGSFLNGLTGSFHCLGMCGPLAGSLNLTLSPTDKKTSPVLLQILYNLGRLVSYTSIGLGFGFLGKVTNQSLSLLLPAQEFAAWFGAVFILLFGVSILFQKDWTQNRFFSKVFSKVGSKLLKFRENKSPSSRLAIGFMFGMLTGFLPCGILYPAFVMAFATGSPAFGALSMFFFFLGTFPMLFGFGLGFRMILAKFGKDKLKLAGFAIILLSISLMLFRMNHTHNHSESGEKMEDSGAHHHHH